In Tissierellales bacterium, the sequence ATATAGTTTTCAAGGTGAAATTAAATCAAAAATAATTTATATGCCAACGGAAATAAATTTTAATGAATTAAATAAAATAGATAGAACATTTAAATATGAATACCAATTTTTAAATGAAGTAAACCAAAATATAGCTAGAGACTTACCATCAGCTATTGTTAATGCAATAAATACGGAAGTATTTAAAAATGAAGACTTACCACCTAAAAAAAGTATAGAAAAGATATGTAATGATATAAACTCAATATTTGATTGTATGGATTTAAATGTAAAATTTATTGGTCTATCAAAAGATGAAGAAACAAAACCAATATTTAAAGACTCTACAGGTAATGAATTTGATATAAATGGATTATCATCGGGAGAAAAACAGTTATTTATAAGAGCATTATCTCTTAAATTCTTAAATGCTAATAATTCAATAATACTTATAGATGAACCAGAAATATCTCTACACCCTGAGTGGCAAAGAAAGATAATTAAGGTATATGAAAATATAGGAAAAAATAATCAGCTTATAATAGCTACACACTCACCTCATATAGTCGCAGATATAAAAGCAGAACAATTAAGAGTGATAAAAAGAGATGAAGATGGAGTAAGTATCACTCCAATAGATAATCTTGAAGAAACGTATCTTCAGACTTATGAGTCAATACTTAAGCACACTATGGGTATAAAATAATATCTTGAATATGA encodes:
- a CDS encoding ATP-binding protein; this translates as MKIKNIKFNNHKILGNLEVDFLNANKEILDTVVIIGENGSGKTTLLKSIYNQMNWNTKVYEKVDAKVELDATKDEIKLIANTQCGSDTAMWNGVKSKLYINEFIDEVKSGNEYSFQGEIKSKIIYMPTEINFNELNKIDRTFKYEYQFLNEVNQNIARDLPSAIVNAINTEVFKNEDLPPKKSIEKICNDINSIFDCMDLNVKFIGLSKDEETKPIFKDSTGNEFDINGLSSGEKQLFIRALSLKFLNANNSIILIDEPEISLHPEWQRKIIKVYENIGKNNQLIIATHSPHIVADIKAEQLRVIKRDEDGVSITPIDNLEETYLQTYESILKHTMGIK